The genomic region GAAAATTACAATACATAAAAAAATTGATCAAGAAAATATATGATGTTATGTATAATAAAGAAAAAAAGTTTTCTTATATAAAAAAAGGCACAGGACATCCACTAATATTACTTCATGGTTTAATGGGTGGATTAAGTAATTTTAATGCCCTTTTAAATTTTTTTCCAGAAAAAGGATATCAAGTAATAATACCTGTTTTACCTCTTTATAAGATGCCACTATTTCTTACAAATATTTACAGTTTATCTAAATATATTATTCATTTTTTAATAGAAATAGGAATTGAAAATTCTACATTGATAGGAAATTCATTAGGTGGCCATATTGCTTTAATTATAGCAAAAAAAAGAATAGATTTAGTACATTCTTTAGTTCTTACAGGAAGTTCTGGATTATTTGAAAAAGCTTTTGGAGATGCTTTTCCTAAAAGAGAGAACTATGAATATATTAAAAAAAAATCACAAGAGGTATTTTATGATCCTAAAATTGCTACTAAAGAATTAGTAGATGAAGTATTTCATATCGTGAATGATAAAAAAAAGGGAATTAAAACTTTATATATTGCGAAAAGTTCTATGAAGTATAATATGTCAAAAGATTTATCCGTTATTGAAAAACCTATTTGTTTAATTTGGGGGAAACAAGATCCGGTAACTCCACCAGAAGTGGCAAAAGAATTTCATAGATTATTACCTCATTCCGAATTATATTGGATAGATAAATGTGGCCATGTTCCTATGATGGAACATCCAAAAAAATTTATAAAAATTTTAGAAAAATGGTTATCTAAATTTAATTTAAATCATGAAAATTTTTTCTGTAAAGTTTAAAAAAAGTATAGAAAATTCTAATCAATTTTTTTATTCTACTTTTCCTGAATATGCTTTTTCGGGACGTTCTAATGTAGGTAAATCTAGTTTGATAAATTTTATTATTAATTCCAAAAAAGAAGCTAAAGTCTCATCTTATCCTGGAAGAACGAAATTTATTAATTTTTTTTTAATTAACCATAAATGGTATTTAATAGATTTACCTGGATATGGTTATTCTTTTCAAAAAAATAGAATAATAGAAAAAAAAAAATTAATTAAAGATTATATTTTTTATAGAACTAATTTAGTTTATTTATTTTTACTTATAGATTGTAGAATAATTATACAAAAATTAGATCTAGATTTTATAAAAAAGTTAAAAACTTATAACATACATTTTTGTATTGTTTTTACGAAAACGGATAAAATAAATTCAAAAATTTTAGATAGAAATATAAATTATTGTAAAGAAAAAATTGAAAAAAATTTTTTTTCAATGCCTAAATATTTTAAAGTTTCTGTAAAAAAAAAATATGGAAGAGAAAAACTTATTCAAGTTATTCAAAATTTGAATGAATATTTTGAATTTAAAAAAAAACCTTATAGAGAAAAACTTATTATTCCTAATTCATAGGATTTCAATCCAAAACCAAAAATAGTACCTTTACAAACAGAAGATAAAAATGATTTTTGTCTAAAAAGTTCTCTTGAATAGATATTAGAAATATGAACTTCTATAACTGGAGTAGAAATTGATTTAATAGCATCAGCAATCCCTAAAGAAGTAT from Blattabacterium sp. (Cryptocercus punctulatus) str. Cpu harbors:
- a CDS encoding alpha/beta fold hydrolase, with the translated sequence MYNKEKKFSYIKKGTGHPLILLHGLMGGLSNFNALLNFFPEKGYQVIIPVLPLYKMPLFLTNIYSLSKYIIHFLIEIGIENSTLIGNSLGGHIALIIAKKRIDLVHSLVLTGSSGLFEKAFGDAFPKRENYEYIKKKSQEVFYDPKIATKELVDEVFHIVNDKKKGIKTLYIAKSSMKYNMSKDLSVIEKPICLIWGKQDPVTPPEVAKEFHRLLPHSELYWIDKCGHVPMMEHPKKFIKILEKWLSKFNLNHENFFCKV
- the yihA gene encoding ribosome biogenesis GTP-binding protein YihA/YsxC, coding for MKIFSVKFKKSIENSNQFFYSTFPEYAFSGRSNVGKSSLINFIINSKKEAKVSSYPGRTKFINFFLINHKWYLIDLPGYGYSFQKNRIIEKKKLIKDYIFYRTNLVYLFLLIDCRIIIQKLDLDFIKKLKTYNIHFCIVFTKTDKINSKILDRNINYCKEKIEKNFFSMPKYFKVSVKKKYGREKLIQVIQNLNEYFEFKKKPYREKLIIPNS